The Periplaneta americana isolate PAMFEO1 chromosome 9, P.americana_PAMFEO1_priV1, whole genome shotgun sequence genome contains a region encoding:
- the LOC138706482 gene encoding methylenetetrahydrofolate reductase (NADPH) isoform X1, with protein MRETVLQHSNNECKYWTKKKYHPTRNRGIQVQDADLREKISKRLSSGDYFCSFEISPPKSELGHQDLLRSVHTIHDSCNPLFAAITWHLGLSSPSPESAEPLLSAPRALRLAAAVRNTKSVLLHLSCVGLSKRQVYNLLCRARNIGIKNIFALRGDRPDNDPSDFRYARDLVHFIRENFGNYFTICVAGYPMGHPEADSIHQDLLYLKQKVDAGADFILTQFCFEVDPFINFVLQCRKIGITVPIIPGIMLIQEYSSLLHLSRICKVEIPKAVLNIIEPIRDNQEAVRKFGVHLAVKIVSQLFSSNQLQAVHFFTLNRASSITEACKLLGFYTAEPAKSLMYVQETEESSEK; from the exons ATGAGGGAGACAGTTCTACAACATTCTAACAACGAATGTAAATACTGGACCAAGAAGAAATATCATCCAACAAGAAATAG gggAATCCAAGTCCAAGACGCAGATTTACGAGAGAAAATAAGTAAGAGGCTATCATCTGGGGACTACTTTTGTTCATTTGAAATATCTCCACCAAAATCTGAATTGGGCCATCAAGATCTATTGAGAAG TGTTCATACGATACATGATTCCTGCAACCCACTCTTTGCTGCTATTACATGGCATCTTGGTTTGTCATCACCCAGTCCAGAATCTGCAGAACCATTGCTCA GTGCGCCAAGGGCCTTAAGACTAGCTGCAGCCGTGAGAAATACCAAATCTGTGCTACTTCATTTGTCGTGTGTGGGACTTAGCAAGAGACAAGTTTATAACCTGCTTTGTCGAGCTAGAAATATTGGCATAAAGAATATATTTGCTCTTCGTGGAG ATAGACCAGATAATGACCCAAGTGATTTTCGATATGCGAGAGACCTTGTTCACTTCATTCGAGAAAACTTCGGCAATTACTTCACAATCTGCGTAGCTGGATATCCAATGGGTCATCCAGAGGCAGACTCTATTCATCAAGACTTGCTGTACCTCAAACAAAAA GTTGATGCAGGAGCTGATTTTATATTAACACAGTTCTGTTTCGAAGTTGATCCTTTCATCAATTTTGTGCTGCAGTGCAGAAAAATTGGCATCACAGTGCCTATTATTCCAGGAATAATGCTTATACag GAATACTCTTCACTTCTGCATCTCTCGAGAATATGTAAAGTTGAGATTCCAAAAGCCGTGTTGAACATTATTGAGCCAATCAGAGACAATCAAGAGGCCGTAAGAAAATTCGGTGTTCATTTAGCAGTGAAGATAGTGTCCCAGCTATTCTCAAGTAACCAGTTACAAGCAGTTCACTTCTTCACATTAAACAg GGCATCATCTATCACCGAAGCCTGTAAGCTTCTAGGATTCTACACAGCTGAACCAGCCAAGTCACTGATGTATGTACAGGAAACAGAAGAATCTTCAGAAAAATGA
- the LOC138706482 gene encoding methylenetetrahydrofolate reductase (NADPH) isoform X3: MRETVLQHSNNECKYWTKKKYHPTRNRGIQVQDADLREKISKRLSSGDYFCSFEISPPKSELGHQDLLRSVHTIHDSCNPLFAAITWHLGLSSPSPESAEPLLNRPDNDPSDFRYARDLVHFIRENFGNYFTICVAGYPMGHPEADSIHQDLLYLKQKVDAGADFILTQFCFEVDPFINFVLQCRKIGITVPIIPGIMLIQEYSSLLHLSRICKVEIPKAVLNIIEPIRDNQEAVRKFGVHLAVKIVSQLFSSNQLQAVHFFTLNRASSITEACKLLGFYTAEPAKSLMYVQETEESSEK, encoded by the exons ATGAGGGAGACAGTTCTACAACATTCTAACAACGAATGTAAATACTGGACCAAGAAGAAATATCATCCAACAAGAAATAG gggAATCCAAGTCCAAGACGCAGATTTACGAGAGAAAATAAGTAAGAGGCTATCATCTGGGGACTACTTTTGTTCATTTGAAATATCTCCACCAAAATCTGAATTGGGCCATCAAGATCTATTGAGAAG TGTTCATACGATACATGATTCCTGCAACCCACTCTTTGCTGCTATTACATGGCATCTTGGTTTGTCATCACCCAGTCCAGAATCTGCAGAACCATTGCTCA ATAGACCAGATAATGACCCAAGTGATTTTCGATATGCGAGAGACCTTGTTCACTTCATTCGAGAAAACTTCGGCAATTACTTCACAATCTGCGTAGCTGGATATCCAATGGGTCATCCAGAGGCAGACTCTATTCATCAAGACTTGCTGTACCTCAAACAAAAA GTTGATGCAGGAGCTGATTTTATATTAACACAGTTCTGTTTCGAAGTTGATCCTTTCATCAATTTTGTGCTGCAGTGCAGAAAAATTGGCATCACAGTGCCTATTATTCCAGGAATAATGCTTATACag GAATACTCTTCACTTCTGCATCTCTCGAGAATATGTAAAGTTGAGATTCCAAAAGCCGTGTTGAACATTATTGAGCCAATCAGAGACAATCAAGAGGCCGTAAGAAAATTCGGTGTTCATTTAGCAGTGAAGATAGTGTCCCAGCTATTCTCAAGTAACCAGTTACAAGCAGTTCACTTCTTCACATTAAACAg GGCATCATCTATCACCGAAGCCTGTAAGCTTCTAGGATTCTACACAGCTGAACCAGCCAAGTCACTGATGTATGTACAGGAAACAGAAGAATCTTCAGAAAAATGA
- the LOC138706482 gene encoding methylenetetrahydrofolate reductase (NADPH) isoform X2, whose amino-acid sequence MCYVHYTPSRGRTRRHNIIVHTIHDSCNPLFAAITWHLGLSSPSPESAEPLLSAPRALRLAAAVRNTKSVLLHLSCVGLSKRQVYNLLCRARNIGIKNIFALRGDRPDNDPSDFRYARDLVHFIRENFGNYFTICVAGYPMGHPEADSIHQDLLYLKQKVDAGADFILTQFCFEVDPFINFVLQCRKIGITVPIIPGIMLIQEYSSLLHLSRICKVEIPKAVLNIIEPIRDNQEAVRKFGVHLAVKIVSQLFSSNQLQAVHFFTLNRASSITEACKLLGFYTAEPAKSLMYVQETEESSEK is encoded by the exons ATGTGTTATGTACATTACACTCCCTCACGCGGTCGTACAAGGAGAcataacataat TGTTCATACGATACATGATTCCTGCAACCCACTCTTTGCTGCTATTACATGGCATCTTGGTTTGTCATCACCCAGTCCAGAATCTGCAGAACCATTGCTCA GTGCGCCAAGGGCCTTAAGACTAGCTGCAGCCGTGAGAAATACCAAATCTGTGCTACTTCATTTGTCGTGTGTGGGACTTAGCAAGAGACAAGTTTATAACCTGCTTTGTCGAGCTAGAAATATTGGCATAAAGAATATATTTGCTCTTCGTGGAG ATAGACCAGATAATGACCCAAGTGATTTTCGATATGCGAGAGACCTTGTTCACTTCATTCGAGAAAACTTCGGCAATTACTTCACAATCTGCGTAGCTGGATATCCAATGGGTCATCCAGAGGCAGACTCTATTCATCAAGACTTGCTGTACCTCAAACAAAAA GTTGATGCAGGAGCTGATTTTATATTAACACAGTTCTGTTTCGAAGTTGATCCTTTCATCAATTTTGTGCTGCAGTGCAGAAAAATTGGCATCACAGTGCCTATTATTCCAGGAATAATGCTTATACag GAATACTCTTCACTTCTGCATCTCTCGAGAATATGTAAAGTTGAGATTCCAAAAGCCGTGTTGAACATTATTGAGCCAATCAGAGACAATCAAGAGGCCGTAAGAAAATTCGGTGTTCATTTAGCAGTGAAGATAGTGTCCCAGCTATTCTCAAGTAACCAGTTACAAGCAGTTCACTTCTTCACATTAAACAg GGCATCATCTATCACCGAAGCCTGTAAGCTTCTAGGATTCTACACAGCTGAACCAGCCAAGTCACTGATGTATGTACAGGAAACAGAAGAATCTTCAGAAAAATGA
- the LOC138706482 gene encoding methylenetetrahydrofolate reductase (NADPH) isoform X4, which produces MRETVLQHSNNECKYWTKKKYHPTRNRGIQVQDADLREKISKRLSSGDYFCSFEISPPKSELGHQDLLRSVHTIHDSCNPLFAAITWHLGLSSPSPESAEPLLSAPRALRLAAAVRNTKSVLLHLSCVGLSKRQVYNLLCRARNIGIKNIFALRGDRPDNDPSDFRYARDLVHFIRENFGNYFTICVAGYPMGHPEADSIHQDLLYLKQKVDAGADFILTQFCFEVDPFINFVLQCRKIGITVPIIPGIMLIQKFFSFNRNTLHFCISREYVKLRFQKPC; this is translated from the exons ATGAGGGAGACAGTTCTACAACATTCTAACAACGAATGTAAATACTGGACCAAGAAGAAATATCATCCAACAAGAAATAG gggAATCCAAGTCCAAGACGCAGATTTACGAGAGAAAATAAGTAAGAGGCTATCATCTGGGGACTACTTTTGTTCATTTGAAATATCTCCACCAAAATCTGAATTGGGCCATCAAGATCTATTGAGAAG TGTTCATACGATACATGATTCCTGCAACCCACTCTTTGCTGCTATTACATGGCATCTTGGTTTGTCATCACCCAGTCCAGAATCTGCAGAACCATTGCTCA GTGCGCCAAGGGCCTTAAGACTAGCTGCAGCCGTGAGAAATACCAAATCTGTGCTACTTCATTTGTCGTGTGTGGGACTTAGCAAGAGACAAGTTTATAACCTGCTTTGTCGAGCTAGAAATATTGGCATAAAGAATATATTTGCTCTTCGTGGAG ATAGACCAGATAATGACCCAAGTGATTTTCGATATGCGAGAGACCTTGTTCACTTCATTCGAGAAAACTTCGGCAATTACTTCACAATCTGCGTAGCTGGATATCCAATGGGTCATCCAGAGGCAGACTCTATTCATCAAGACTTGCTGTACCTCAAACAAAAA GTTGATGCAGGAGCTGATTTTATATTAACACAGTTCTGTTTCGAAGTTGATCCTTTCATCAATTTTGTGCTGCAGTGCAGAAAAATTGGCATCACAGTGCCTATTATTCCAGGAATAATGCTTATACag AAGTTCTTTTCTTTCAACAGGAATACTCTTCACTTCTGCATCTCTCGAGAATATGTAAAGTTGAGATTCCAAAAGCCGTGTTGA